The Vicia villosa cultivar HV-30 ecotype Madison, WI linkage group LG1, Vvil1.0, whole genome shotgun sequence genome includes a region encoding these proteins:
- the LOC131651596 gene encoding monocopper oxidase-like protein SKU5 translates to MGSSGPQIEIVSCAIVFLVLFVTIATSADIYLDWHVSLNFNINPVSANQPVITINGMFPGPLINATTNDYIHVNVFNDLDEPLLFTWNGIQQRQNSWQDGVSGTNCPIQSKTNWTYVFELKDQIGTFFYFPSINFLKAGGAFGPIRVNNRPVISVPFPKPEAEFDLLIGDWYNSSYKDIRSRLETMDIDSPSWMLINGKGPYMNILSKSYESFKVTQGKTYLLRISNVGTAWSFNFRIQNHKLLLVETEGSYVNQIDLDSLDVHVGQSYSVLVTADQNVADYYIVASPKMSNATVNNSLVGIAVLHYDNSTTHANGSLPSGPDPFDLEFSINQAKSIRWNLTAGAARPNPQGTFNVTNVTISQTFILEASTATIDRLTLYTVNNVSYLTPDTPLKLADHFSDESGIYKLDAYSKNTSNVNAVNDVFVASALYKEWTEIVVKNTLTTIDSCHLDGYSFFVVGLGEGEWKEESRSSYNLFDPVVRSTVQVFPGGWSAVYVYPDNPGMWNLRSQNLQSWYLGEELYVRVYDPNSNPAKEKPPPQNLLLCG, encoded by the exons ATGGGTTCTTCTGGTCCTCAAATCGAAATTGTTTCATGTGCTATTGTGTTTCTAGTACTTTTTGTTACAATAGCCACCAGTGCTGATATATACCTTGATTGGCACGTTTCCTTGAACTTCAATATTAATCCAGTGTCTGCAAATCAACCG GTTATAACAATCAATGGCATGTTCCCTGGACCCCTTATAAATGCAACAACAAATGATTATATTCATGTCAATGTTTTCAATGATTTAGATGAACCTTTGCTATTTACATG GAATGGTATACAACAAAGGCAAAATTCATGGCAAGATGGAGTGTCCGGTACAAACTGTCCTATCCAATCTAAAACAAATTGGACTTATGTTTTTGAACTCAAAGATCAgattggcacattcttttactttCCTTCCATCAATTTCCTTAAAGCCGGTGGAGCGTTTGGTCCAATTCGAGTCAATAATCGTCCAGTGATAAGTGTTCCTTTTCCAAAACCGGAAGCTGAGTTTGATCTTTTAATCGGTGACTGGTACAATAGTAGCTACAAG GATATTAGGTCAAGGTTGGAAACTATGGATATTGATTCTCCAAGTTGGATGTTAATAAATGGAAAAGGACCATATATGaacattctttcaaaatcatatGAATCCTTCAAAGTTACACAAG GCAAAACATATTTGCTTAGGATATCAAATGTAGGGACAGCATGGAGCTTCAATTTCAGGATTCAGAATCataaactgcttttggttgaaaCCGAAGGATCTTATGTGAATCAGATAGATTTGGATTCTCTTGATGTTCATGTTGGACAATCCTATTCAGTTCTTGTAACAGCAGATCAAAATGTTGCTGATTATTACATAGTGGCTTCTCCTAAAATGAGTAATGCCACAGTTAACAATAGTCTTGTTGGAATTGCGGTGCTTCATTACGATAATTCAACCACACATGCTAATGGTTCTCTCCCAAGTGGTCCTGATCCATTTGATTTGGAATTCTCCATCAACCAAGCTAAATCGATTAG GTGGAATCTGACTGCTGGAGCTGCAAGGCCTAATCCACAAGGAACCTTCAATGTAACAAATGTGACAATATCACAAACTTTTATTCTCGAAGCATCGACTGCCACGATTGACCGATTAACTCTTTACACTGTCAACAATGTATCATACTTGACACCAGATACACCACTGAAGCTAGCTGATCACTTTTCCGACGAATCAGGAATATATAAACTTGATGCTTATTCCAAAAACACATCAAATGTGAACGCGGTGAATGATGTTTTTGTAGCAAGTGCATTATATAAAGAATGGACAGAGATAGTGGTTAAGAACACTTTAACAACTATTGATAGTTGCCATTTGGATGGATATAGCTTCTTTGTTGTTGGATTGGGAGAAGGAGAGTGGAAAGAAGAGTCGCGTTCGAGTTACAATCTTTTTGATCCAGTAGTTCGCTCGACGGTGCAAGTGTTCCCTGGAGGATGGAGTGCAGTTTATGTGTATCCTGATAATCCAGGAATGTGGAATTTGAGATCACAGAATTTGCAAAGTTGGTATTTAGGTGAAGAACTTTATGTGAGAGTTTATGATCCTAATTCTAACCCTGCCAAAGAGAAACCACCTCCACAGAATCTGCTTTTATGTGGTTAG